A genomic stretch from Anaerococcus mediterraneensis includes:
- a CDS encoding AAA family ATPase — protein sequence MIEYLKEQGVNETLIAKLEKYRKENGLDNDDRIIRPEYKYYGKEVLEEAIAALLAGKNILLTGAKATGKNVLAANLAYLFKRPTYNISFHVNTDFGSLIGADTFKNGEVIFRKGPVYEAAERGGFAILDEINMAKNEAISVLHASLDHRRIIDISGFDKIDLDPNTRFIGTMNYGYVGTRELNEALASRFMIINVPNISKANLDKLLRDKFPTLKEKYRKAFIDSFISLQTKSENNEISTKAVDLRGLIGAIETMKIGLNPMDAIKMGLVNKSFDNFEREIVLDAIRTKIPEKIDESIFDE from the coding sequence ATGATTGAATATTTAAAAGAACAAGGGGTCAATGAGACTTTGATCGCCAAGTTAGAAAAATATAGAAAAGAAAATGGGCTTGATAATGACGATAGGATTATAAGGCCTGAGTATAAATATTATGGCAAAGAGGTTTTAGAAGAAGCAATCGCAGCCCTTTTGGCGGGAAAAAATATCCTCCTAACAGGGGCCAAGGCTACGGGCAAAAATGTCCTAGCTGCAAATCTGGCCTATCTTTTTAAAAGACCGACCTACAATATATCCTTTCATGTAAATACTGATTTTGGGTCGCTCATAGGAGCTGATACCTTCAAAAATGGAGAGGTTATCTTTAGAAAGGGCCCAGTTTATGAGGCAGCAGAAAGGGGCGGTTTTGCAATCCTAGATGAGATCAACATGGCAAAAAACGAGGCTATTTCTGTCCTCCATGCCTCCCTTGACCACAGGAGGATCATAGATATATCTGGCTTTGACAAGATAGACCTAGATCCTAATACCAGATTTATAGGGACTATGAACTACGGCTATGTCGGCACTCGTGAGCTTAACGAAGCTTTGGCATCTAGGTTTATGATTATAAATGTACCAAATATTTCCAAAGCCAACCTGGATAAGCTCCTAAGGGATAAATTCCCAACTCTAAAAGAAAAATACAGAAAAGCCTTTATAGATAGCTTTATTTCCCTACAAACTAAGAGCGAAAACAATGAGATATCAACAAAAGCAGTAGACCTTAGGGGGCTGATTGGGGCAATAGAAACTATGAAAATAGGGCTAAATCCAATGGATGCTATAAAAATGGGACTTGTAAATAAATCTTTTGACAATTTTGAAAGGGAAATCGTCCTTGATGCCATAAGGACAAAAATACCAGAAAAAATAGACGAGAGTATTTTTGATGAATGA
- the murJ gene encoding murein biosynthesis integral membrane protein MurJ, giving the protein MGQTTMMLMIITIISKVFGFLREGVMAYYIGAGDLKSVYTTANTLPVVVSNFVAMGIISGFIPIYNKAKNEEGEEAAEEFTSNVFNILMRFALGAVIFGIVFARPFSKILSPDLEGEWLDLATNYTRIMMFAVFAYLYSAIFRGYLNLKGNFFDPAITGILMNIVIIIFTVLTGITGNPYLLIIGALLGNVLQYMLFPKAVRQAGYKHSRFVDIHNKYVKNLMIIAIPIIISSAAGELSIIADNSMASAFFGKASVAKLFYSKTMLTLITGVITVSVTTAIFPKIAQLGQAGHIEKMKENISSAVVTTMSLVIPATIGMMVLSEPIIQLVFERKAFTNDDTIIVASLLFAYAPYIIFQSLTDVIDRGFYAVGDSKTPVIIVVIQQILNIGMNFIFIKYFDLAGLAYATVLSTAIGSMTMLYKFRDNFGSFKFRQALISLIKIGLATAIMAFLASKVHNFFDARTGHITSLLLSIAIAGLVYVFLILIARIPEVMDLVNKLYHKISGKKQNPKRVAKRKRKKNY; this is encoded by the coding sequence ATGGGTCAAACTACTATGATGCTCATGATAATAACCATCATCTCAAAGGTTTTCGGATTTTTAAGAGAAGGTGTGATGGCTTATTACATTGGAGCAGGTGATCTAAAAAGTGTATATACAACAGCCAACACCCTGCCTGTAGTTGTGTCAAACTTCGTGGCAATGGGTATTATCTCAGGTTTTATACCTATATATAACAAAGCAAAAAATGAAGAGGGCGAGGAAGCCGCAGAGGAATTTACCTCAAATGTATTTAATATTTTGATGCGCTTTGCCCTTGGTGCGGTAATCTTTGGTATTGTTTTTGCAAGACCATTTTCCAAAATCCTAAGCCCTGACCTTGAAGGGGAATGGCTAGATCTTGCGACAAACTACACAAGAATAATGATGTTTGCAGTATTTGCCTATCTTTATTCTGCGATTTTTAGGGGGTATTTAAACCTCAAGGGCAATTTCTTTGATCCTGCCATTACAGGAATCTTGATGAATATTGTCATTATAATTTTCACAGTACTGACAGGCATCACAGGCAATCCTTATTTGTTGATCATAGGGGCTCTTTTGGGCAATGTTTTGCAGTATATGCTCTTTCCAAAGGCGGTAAGACAAGCAGGCTACAAACATAGCCGTTTTGTAGATATCCATAACAAATATGTAAAAAACTTGATGATAATTGCAATCCCAATCATAATATCATCAGCAGCAGGCGAGCTATCCATAATAGCAGACAACTCTATGGCATCAGCCTTTTTTGGCAAGGCATCTGTAGCCAAACTTTTCTATTCCAAAACCATGCTGACCTTGATAACAGGAGTCATCACAGTATCTGTCACTACAGCGATCTTTCCAAAGATTGCACAATTGGGCCAGGCAGGGCACATAGAAAAGATGAAAGAAAACATATCATCAGCAGTTGTCACAACTATGAGCCTTGTTATACCAGCTACAATCGGCATGATGGTTTTGTCAGAACCAATTATCCAGCTAGTTTTTGAGAGAAAGGCCTTTACAAATGATGATACAATCATAGTAGCAAGCCTACTTTTTGCCTACGCTCCCTATATAATCTTCCAATCCCTAACTGATGTTATCGATAGGGGATTTTATGCAGTAGGTGATTCAAAAACTCCGGTAATAATAGTTGTAATCCAACAAATCCTAAATATAGGCATGAATTTTATCTTTATAAAATACTTTGATCTAGCAGGTCTAGCCTATGCTACAGTCTTATCCACAGCCATAGGATCGATGACCATGCTTTATAAATTTAGGGACAATTTTGGATCTTTTAAATTTAGACAGGCTCTCATATCGCTTATAAAAATAGGACTTGCCACAGCCATAATGGCATTTCTTGCAAGCAAAGTCCACAACTTTTTTGATGCAAGGACTGGCCATATCACATCACTATTATTATCAATAGCTATAGCAGGTTTAGTGTATGTATTCTTGATCCTTATAGCAAGGATCCCAGAAGTCATGGACCTAGTAAATAAACTTTACCATAAGATATCAGGCAAAAAACAAAATCCAAAAAGAGTGGCAAAGAGAAAAAGAAAAAAGAATTACTAA
- a CDS encoding InlB B-repeat-containing protein, translating to MKKIRKFTALLIAIIMMASNIGPAFATSLTHDSWRSDIINDKDPVRPAKLKEGENSVDFIKDPDQPDIYTLRTDYKVQRGERYDINYQPYIASVGADATDDEREKVKKEITLPDLAGYDKNQLDDTYTIDYDTVKKAAEDGQTIGNEEIGYEKKAWQDFRYKAKPNQIQIKHIFQSLEDFSKYTNPDGSQGEKGQLVTIQNGNTGSTMEVSPLDGPERKGFVPEQANITMRVPENAENFVLEYRYNRDHFDVTFDTAGGTALPSRTLYYEQIVPIIDENQIPTKIGGVLQGWMPSIDLEGSLDNVKTTFKKDEIIKDANGKAILNLDAKIKMPASKITFTAVWKDKEKADYAIQFWAEKSDHADGASILEKYDYMGTRVYKDADTGTRADLDNEPVKGLKFPDLDQARLQKIWNGDKFNRGRNLYLNKFYVYNQDLTHEQNVDPKDANLVKSVSSTGKTVYNIYYDRQVYDLYFTKSNAQPDKNTLYPEIWGYDQKKGEAVMLGGPGNLYHYKARFNEMMYKWPNDAKQTKGFTPGYQSFGWGPNYAVPYWPLHLDTPPYRLNADEFLDMTDYTNKGGYTKHIDKGDGTTIDLAPFDFTTLSFGIKQDHPSIPHHMDFWMDGFKDGETIIRYDLVRTKADTASLTYGHKYPIVTGFTPYGYKPRTAWPTIEEGSEENGRVNEEGINDLNDERDDITPNTCGTYYNNNGIKLPIGQLDFISVFFSDSDEYGDVKEGGQAFEENGYLRYKYTRNKYPLRFNYDPSIIRDDSYFNSKNQLDTFYEFPLKVLSPDLVDSNLDREDREYFKEDPKNFLDNPENLQKLGLTDLVFTDTDGKLKVKRPDNLSDQMVFKGWALDPAGTKLVWENKDEKMPTHPLNLYAKWDEPDYKWKVTFDPDGGSLKNLKEESITQKRKTIQEGDIGQEEVNTYAKKEDNDGNKQVFTVIQRQKLVEPKAKPVKKGYDFMGWEIIRYKKNEKGDYTDEVDTSYRDTYGVPELYSFGNDVVAPVYLKAIWVPNQRVDINIEHYMLDKNYELDKKISPNPIPDKLEDKRAGYLVATTGDRQDDEYILAPQSELEDNLTGDMKTIYEEYNKRVGLNNSFFQTFRVEPEKRLNTETNELEDNPDVKDNVFKFFYRPYRKREYKVNYIDERFKGKEKEEGAAIIDQELVKNGNRHFDARNYRRIPGWKLVSAPQQQLFFDVDEKTNEFLGINGTGKDEITFYYKDVRVIEVPNKNDPVPDGYVRVTYKADKGGAFTDKEGNSKTELYYDVIKGLKSDLLPVPKELEEGKEKEEGKYYITPETGKKFIKWDEKPLLNKNTIVDNDTKDFYVFTAKFEWSGLTASGLVRTEAFKDPDNKWTNDFAPTIDQLKAQLVWREKDQVKDLPAGAVIKLFDEAGNELTKDDQVYNLVNEKKAADKDELVRTVNIKAKVTFTDGKDPQELDIPITVYKNVYEALTTGEKPLFLSDAEKGELKDITGNYVRVTVNPTGKPGEKDSKIYYVNPKAWVEIPEIKLTDTEKENLGFTNWTADKDAQNENKVANGVYEFTKRHMFTENTIISPGFAKDVVEQTDPNKKPDVPKTYVKVIVKTTDNATDETKFEKTFWVNPTKEVPIDVTNPTGKTVAADPTKIGTVGYTMNFSKWKSEETTPRTWEDKIVGKFEKETTIVAKYSVKPEVVKPQVPSADTVHTPQGKTPTVEEITKMIIPPEGKTIRKVTIVENPDVNKPGKSIAKVIVEYTDGSSVGTNDKPLEVPVQVHEPIVPAKPDGTKPEGAMDNYVKVIFKAGEGGSLSGDTVYYVSPEVEVDMTKSAAAITKTPDIGYFVDGEKWDNIEGKNLKDIFKDPETEFVFNFSKSADIVEKIDENTKIPNGYVKVTFKTEDKNKGKLEGDKAEKIYYVNPKAGIKLKVLEKGQTAGKKELKVPETLPAKNYVFDKWQEGIDEKTPITSERVHVAIFKYGQVTLTYKKGGDDVSGDLPAKTTANYGATVGLAGPGNLAKPNSTFKGWKLDGEDDKIYQPGDQVTLEKARTATAQWEEKPHTVKFVSRGIEIGQQEVKHNEQLKNVNEPKIEGKVFMGWKENDSDKEYFDLTTPITADKTLVAIWQDPVQKIDENATVEDKFIKVTFKEGDHGKLNDSKNPEFDKVTYKVAKTLSFEKAEKNGMEVPGIKPAKYYKAKDENSGWDKTLDLILGANETEKVFTAKYEPIADVIPVDPAVTDEEEIKKEKPEGMVLVTFSVDESKAFMDGNSRFYVKANTRVDITPPVVHPRTLENDQPNDYEFNGWNYEKDEENKYNFIFKEDTNIDDGSLVKPIITIRHPKSNATVVYVSEITEGATAYIEVIRGSNPPVLIEAVTNDDGDVVFKIPGKLGGKLRRRDKIRAYSKLNNVQSDIREYRVR from the coding sequence ATGAAGAAGATTAGGAAGTTTACGGCTCTTTTGATCGCCATTATTATGATGGCATCAAATATAGGCCCAGCTTTTGCTACTAGCCTAACTCATGATAGTTGGAGATCGGATATCATAAACGACAAAGATCCAGTTAGGCCAGCAAAGCTAAAAGAGGGAGAAAATTCTGTGGATTTTATAAAAGATCCAGACCAACCAGATATCTACACCTTGCGTACAGACTACAAGGTACAAAGAGGTGAGAGATATGATATAAACTATCAGCCTTATATAGCAAGCGTAGGTGCTGATGCAACAGATGATGAACGAGAAAAGGTCAAAAAAGAAATCACCTTGCCAGACCTTGCTGGTTATGATAAAAACCAGCTTGATGATACCTACACAATTGACTATGATACAGTTAAAAAGGCAGCAGAAGATGGCCAAACAATTGGTAATGAAGAGATTGGCTATGAAAAAAAAGCTTGGCAAGATTTTAGATACAAGGCCAAGCCAAACCAAATCCAAATCAAACATATTTTCCAATCCCTGGAGGATTTTTCTAAATATACAAATCCTGACGGTAGCCAAGGAGAAAAAGGCCAGCTTGTAACAATTCAAAATGGTAATACAGGATCGACCATGGAGGTAAGCCCTTTAGATGGGCCAGAGAGAAAAGGCTTTGTTCCTGAGCAAGCAAATATTACCATGAGGGTACCAGAAAATGCTGAAAACTTTGTTTTAGAATACCGCTACAACCGTGACCACTTTGATGTGACTTTCGACACTGCTGGTGGAACAGCCCTACCAAGCCGTACCCTCTATTACGAACAAATAGTACCAATAATAGATGAAAATCAAATCCCTACAAAGATAGGAGGGGTTCTCCAAGGTTGGATGCCATCAATTGACCTAGAAGGCAGTTTAGATAATGTTAAAACTACTTTTAAGAAAGACGAAATAATCAAAGATGCTAATGGCAAGGCTATTTTAAACCTAGATGCAAAAATAAAAATGCCTGCAAGCAAGATCACCTTCACAGCAGTGTGGAAGGATAAAGAAAAGGCAGATTATGCTATCCAGTTCTGGGCAGAAAAGTCAGACCACGCTGATGGTGCTTCTATTTTAGAAAAATACGACTATATGGGCACCCGTGTTTATAAAGATGCTGATACAGGAACAAGAGCTGACCTGGATAATGAACCTGTAAAAGGACTAAAATTCCCTGACCTAGACCAAGCCCGTTTACAAAAGATTTGGAATGGCGATAAATTTAATCGTGGCAGAAATCTTTATCTAAACAAGTTCTATGTTTACAACCAAGATTTAACTCATGAGCAAAATGTGGACCCTAAGGATGCAAACCTAGTGAAATCTGTATCATCAACAGGTAAAACTGTATATAATATCTACTACGATAGACAGGTTTACGACCTATACTTTACAAAGTCCAATGCACAACCTGATAAAAACACCCTCTACCCTGAGATTTGGGGCTACGACCAGAAAAAGGGAGAGGCGGTCATGCTAGGTGGTCCTGGCAATCTTTACCACTACAAGGCGAGATTTAATGAGATGATGTATAAGTGGCCAAACGATGCCAAGCAAACCAAGGGTTTCACACCTGGTTACCAATCTTTCGGCTGGGGACCAAACTACGCTGTCCCTTATTGGCCTCTTCATTTAGACACACCTCCTTATAGGCTTAATGCTGATGAGTTCCTAGACATGACAGATTATACTAATAAGGGCGGCTATACTAAGCACATAGATAAGGGCGATGGCACAACCATTGATCTTGCTCCATTCGACTTCACAACCCTTTCCTTTGGTATAAAACAGGATCATCCTTCTATCCCTCACCATATGGACTTTTGGATGGACGGCTTTAAGGACGGTGAAACCATCATTCGTTACGACCTTGTTAGGACCAAAGCGGATACAGCTTCTCTAACCTATGGTCACAAATATCCGATAGTTACAGGCTTTACTCCTTATGGCTATAAGCCTAGAACTGCATGGCCAACTATTGAAGAGGGTAGTGAGGAAAACGGCCGTGTTAATGAAGAAGGAATTAATGACCTAAACGACGAACGTGATGATATTACTCCTAACACTTGTGGGACATACTATAACAACAATGGAATCAAACTCCCTATCGGTCAGCTAGACTTTATATCAGTTTTCTTTAGCGATTCCGATGAATATGGAGACGTAAAGGAAGGTGGTCAAGCATTTGAAGAAAACGGCTACCTTCGTTACAAATACACCCGTAACAAGTACCCACTAAGGTTCAACTACGACCCATCAATCATTAGGGATGATTCTTATTTTAATTCTAAAAATCAATTAGATACCTTCTATGAATTCCCACTAAAGGTCCTAAGCCCTGATTTGGTAGATTCAAATCTAGATAGGGAAGATAGGGAATATTTCAAAGAAGACCCAAAAAACTTTTTAGACAATCCGGAAAACCTACAAAAATTGGGCCTTACAGACTTAGTATTTACAGATACTGATGGCAAGTTAAAAGTTAAGCGTCCTGACAACTTATCAGATCAAATGGTCTTTAAGGGTTGGGCCCTAGACCCAGCCGGCACTAAACTTGTTTGGGAAAACAAGGACGAAAAGATGCCTACCCATCCACTTAACCTCTATGCAAAATGGGACGAGCCTGATTATAAATGGAAGGTAACCTTTGATCCAGACGGCGGCAGTCTAAAAAACCTCAAAGAAGAAAGTATAACCCAGAAACGCAAAACCATCCAAGAAGGTGATATAGGCCAAGAAGAAGTAAATACCTATGCCAAAAAAGAAGATAACGATGGCAACAAACAAGTATTTACAGTTATTCAAAGACAAAAACTTGTAGAGCCAAAAGCAAAACCTGTCAAAAAAGGTTATGACTTTATGGGCTGGGAAATAATCCGCTACAAGAAAAACGAAAAAGGCGATTACACAGATGAAGTTGACACTTCATATCGTGACACATACGGAGTTCCAGAGCTTTATAGCTTTGGTAATGACGTAGTAGCTCCAGTCTACCTAAAAGCAATTTGGGTTCCTAACCAAAGAGTAGATATCAATATAGAACACTACATGCTGGATAAAAACTACGAATTAGACAAAAAGATAAGCCCAAACCCTATTCCAGACAAGTTAGAAGATAAGCGTGCAGGCTACCTAGTAGCTACAACTGGTGATAGGCAAGATGATGAATACATCCTAGCTCCTCAATCAGAGCTTGAAGATAATCTGACTGGTGACATGAAGACAATATATGAAGAATATAATAAGCGAGTTGGATTAAATAACTCATTCTTCCAAACCTTTAGGGTTGAACCAGAGAAGAGATTAAACACAGAAACAAATGAGCTTGAAGATAACCCTGATGTCAAAGACAATGTCTTTAAATTCTTCTATAGACCATATAGAAAACGTGAGTACAAGGTCAACTATATAGATGAAAGATTTAAAGGCAAAGAAAAAGAAGAAGGTGCGGCTATTATAGACCAAGAACTTGTTAAAAATGGTAACCGCCATTTTGACGCAAGAAACTACAGGAGAATACCAGGTTGGAAATTGGTAAGTGCTCCACAACAACAGTTGTTCTTTGATGTCGACGAAAAAACAAATGAGTTCTTAGGTATCAATGGTACAGGCAAAGATGAGATTACCTTCTATTATAAGGACGTAAGAGTAATCGAAGTTCCAAATAAAAATGACCCAGTACCAGATGGCTATGTAAGAGTAACTTATAAGGCAGACAAGGGCGGAGCATTTACCGACAAGGAAGGAAATTCAAAGACAGAATTATACTACGATGTAATAAAAGGACTTAAATCTGACCTACTTCCAGTTCCAAAAGAACTAGAAGAAGGTAAAGAAAAAGAAGAAGGCAAGTACTACATCACTCCAGAAACTGGAAAGAAATTTATCAAATGGGATGAAAAGCCACTATTAAACAAAAATACAATAGTTGATAACGATACAAAAGACTTCTATGTATTTACAGCGAAGTTTGAATGGTCAGGCCTAACAGCATCTGGCCTAGTAAGAACAGAAGCCTTCAAAGACCCTGATAACAAATGGACAAATGACTTTGCTCCTACTATTGATCAATTAAAAGCACAATTAGTTTGGAGAGAAAAAGACCAAGTAAAAGATCTTCCAGCTGGAGCTGTAATAAAATTATTTGACGAAGCTGGAAACGAACTAACTAAAGACGATCAAGTTTATAATTTAGTAAATGAAAAGAAAGCTGCCGATAAGGATGAGCTTGTTCGTACAGTAAATATCAAGGCCAAAGTTACTTTCACAGATGGCAAAGACCCACAAGAACTTGATATACCAATTACAGTCTACAAAAACGTCTACGAAGCCCTTACAACAGGAGAAAAACCATTATTCTTATCAGACGCTGAAAAAGGTGAATTGAAAGATATAACTGGAAATTATGTAAGGGTAACAGTAAACCCAACAGGTAAACCAGGGGAAAAAGATAGCAAGATTTATTATGTAAATCCTAAAGCCTGGGTAGAAATTCCTGAAATCAAATTGACAGATACAGAAAAAGAGAACTTAGGTTTTACAAATTGGACAGCAGATAAAGATGCTCAAAATGAAAATAAAGTCGCAAATGGTGTCTATGAGTTTACAAAACGTCATATGTTTACAGAAAACACAATAATTTCACCAGGATTTGCTAAGGATGTAGTAGAACAAACAGATCCAAATAAAAAGCCAGACGTACCTAAGACTTATGTAAAAGTAATTGTTAAGACAACTGATAATGCAACTGATGAAACTAAGTTTGAAAAAACCTTCTGGGTTAACCCAACTAAGGAAGTTCCTATAGATGTAACAAATCCAACAGGCAAGACTGTAGCGGCAGACCCTACAAAAATTGGCACAGTTGGCTATACAATGAATTTCTCTAAGTGGAAATCAGAAGAAACTACTCCAAGAACTTGGGAAGACAAGATAGTAGGAAAATTCGAAAAAGAAACTACAATAGTAGCAAAATATTCTGTAAAACCTGAGGTGGTTAAACCTCAAGTACCAAGTGCAGATACAGTCCATACCCCACAAGGCAAGACTCCAACAGTAGAAGAAATTACCAAGATGATTATCCCTCCAGAAGGTAAAACTATTAGAAAGGTAACAATAGTTGAAAATCCAGATGTAAACAAACCTGGAAAGAGTATAGCAAAAGTAATCGTTGAATACACTGACGGTTCAAGCGTTGGTACAAATGACAAACCGTTAGAAGTCCCAGTTCAAGTTCACGAGCCAATTGTTCCTGCGAAACCAGACGGTACTAAGCCAGAAGGAGCTATGGATAATTATGTAAAAGTAATCTTCAAAGCTGGCGAGGGCGGAAGCTTATCAGGTGACACAGTCTACTATGTAAGCCCAGAGGTAGAAGTCGATATGACAAAATCTGCCGCTGCTATAACAAAGACTCCAGATATAGGATACTTTGTAGATGGTGAAAAATGGGATAATATAGAGGGTAAAAACCTAAAAGATATATTTAAAGACCCTGAAACAGAATTTGTATTTAACTTTAGCAAATCAGCTGATATAGTAGAAAAAATTGACGAAAATACAAAAATCCCTAATGGCTATGTCAAAGTCACCTTCAAAACCGAAGATAAAAATAAGGGCAAACTTGAGGGAGACAAAGCAGAAAAAATCTACTATGTAAATCCAAAAGCTGGTATTAAGCTAAAAGTTTTAGAAAAAGGTCAAACAGCAGGCAAAAAAGAACTAAAAGTTCCTGAAACACTTCCTGCGAAAAACTATGTATTTGATAAATGGCAAGAAGGAATCGACGAAAAAACTCCAATCACAAGCGAGAGAGTACACGTTGCCATCTTTAAATATGGCCAAGTGACCTTGACCTATAAAAAAGGTGGAGATGATGTATCTGGAGATCTTCCAGCTAAGACAACAGCAAATTACGGCGCAACAGTAGGACTTGCAGGACCAGGCAATCTAGCAAAACCAAACTCAACCTTTAAAGGCTGGAAGCTTGATGGAGAAGATGACAAAATATACCAACCAGGCGACCAAGTGACACTAGAAAAAGCAAGAACAGCCACAGCCCAGTGGGAGGAAAAACCTCATACAGTCAAATTTGTTTCTAGAGGAATAGAAATTGGTCAACAAGAAGTTAAACACAATGAACAATTGAAAAATGTAAATGAACCAAAAATAGAAGGTAAGGTCTTTATGGGTTGGAAGGAAAATGACAGTGATAAAGAATACTTTGATTTAACTACACCAATCACAGCAGATAAAACCCTAGTAGCAATCTGGCAAGACCCTGTACAAAAAATTGATGAAAATGCCACAGTAGAAGATAAATTTATCAAAGTCACATTCAAAGAGGGTGACCATGGCAAATTAAATGACAGTAAAAATCCTGAGTTTGATAAAGTAACCTACAAGGTTGCAAAAACACTATCATTCGAAAAAGCTGAGAAAAATGGCATGGAAGTACCTGGTATAAAACCAGCCAAATACTACAAGGCCAAAGATGAAAACTCAGGTTGGGATAAGACTCTTGACTTGATACTAGGTGCAAATGAAACAGAAAAAGTCTTCACAGCTAAGTACGAGCCAATAGCAGACGTAATCCCAGTAGACCCAGCAGTTACTGATGAAGAAGAGATCAAAAAAGAAAAACCTGAGGGCATGGTGCTGGTAACATTCTCAGTTGATGAAAGCAAAGCCTTCATGGATGGTAATAGTAGATTCTATGTAAAAGCAAACACAAGAGTTGATATTACTCCACCAGTTGTTCATCCTCGTACATTAGAAAATGATCAACCAAATGATTATGAATTTAATGGATGGAACTACGAAAAAGATGAAGAAAATAAATATAATTTTATCTTTAAAGAAGATACAAATATTGACGATGGAAGTCTTGTTAAGCCAATAATTACGATAAGACATCCAAAGTCCAATGCTACTGTAGTATATGTTAGTGAAATTACTGAAGGAGCAACTGCATATATTGAGGTAATTAGGGGATCAAATCCACCAGTTCTAATTGAAGCCGTTACTAATGATGATGGAGACGTTGTATTTAAAATACCAGGAAAATTAGGTGGTAAATTAAGAAGACGTGATAAAATAAGAGCTTATTCTAAGCTAAATAATGTACAATCCGATATAAGAGAATATAGAGTAAGGTGA